The region ACACCATAGAAATTGCCACCCAACATTATTGTCATCTGAATTGTAGCAAACAAAACTAAGGGAAAAACCACTCTCCAGTGACTTGTTATAGACTCGCACATAAAGACTGTTGGCAGAGCTGGTTATCTGGTTATAGAAGCGACCATAGGCTGATAGGCTCATACTTTAACATCTCTCTAAAATTATAGTCAAGAGTTTGTTGAGTTTCTCACAGATcaatgtcagtattcctctctGTATCATTTCCTAAATCAAGTATTATCTATTCTCAGTTGCAAGTAGGCATGTAAAAATACCTTCAAATCTGCTATTTCTTGTTCCCGTTTTGCAAGTGTTACTATGAAGGCAGCTTCCCTTTTCTTCGCTTTCTCAAGCTGACAAGTGGCGTAGTTCAGAAAATTCTATCAGTCTGACAATGATGTCATATACCATATACAAAAATGGCAGAGTAACTCAACCTGTTCTTTTGAAGATTCATCTGAGGACTTCAGATTCTCAAGATATGCTACAACAGATTCAGGCTCTACAAAATCATAAGCAATGATCAACAATTCTAGACATATCTTGCCATAATATGCAATACCCatgaaaaatcaagtaaaataaaCTTGAAGCTAAATAAACAACTACTGCAAAAGCTAAGTAAACAATGGTCTGACCTGGGGTTGTGCCTGAGGACATGGCTGGTCCATTCTGAAATGCGGAATGCCATCGTCGTATTTCTTTTCTTGCAGCTTCTAGTTCAACCTGAGAACAATATTACATGGTGAGTTGAGTTAAAATCTTCAGGAAACAATTGGAAATCATATTGTGGAACACAACAACAAGGTGTCCTATGGAAAAGATGGCGGAAAGTGACTATAAGTGACTACCATCTTCAGTATAACCACTACTGCAAAGTAATAAGCGATGTGATGTCAAGAAAGAGAACAGGCACCCTAGCAGCCAAAGGCATCCAACTCTTGGTCATGAAATTCTGCTTGCATGTTTTTTGTGGGCAATGAGATTGTCAACAACTATCATTATGTACAGAATTAATTCGATACATGGAATAGTCAAATCCAACAGTTAGCATCAAAAACAATGTTCAAAAGAACAGTACAGACCCCCAAAGGAATTTCATAGGGATCATGTAGCCGCATCTGATGTTATTGAAAGTGGTAAAAAACCCAAAATGATCCCCCAGTTGCCTCTGGTTTGGAATCTATTTCAATCAGAAGACAATACCTTCCACTTAAAAGACATCATTTCTTCTAACTTCAAGTTATTGGCATTGTTCATGCATGCATAATTTCTCTGACCAAATGGTGTTCCAGAATTCATTAAACCAAAAGCAATTGCCCAACTTTCTATACACTTGTCTAGGCAAGCAAGTTCACCGATAAGGGCAGCTAAGGCATTCAAGATTAATTACTTTAAAACAAAGATACAGTTCAGAGGATGTTATATATTACAATATTCTCAAGCTAAAATTTGAAGAGAAGAACACATAAATGTTCCACAAAGCCTACTGCTCATAATGATGTAGTTACCTGCACTAAAGATCTTAAGCAATGTAGACATCAGTGGTGCAAGAGTCAAAGGATGCAGAAGCTATGTAAGATacatcaaccaaaaaaaaaactatttatgaCACAAAAGGCTTGTCAAAGCAGTGCAAGAAGAACAAGCTAAATTACACTCACGAATATGATAATAACATGTTGTGAGAAAGtcaaccaaaagaaaataaaatgccgCAATACCTGGCACGCATCGAGGCTGTCTTTGCAATTTTGTAGActgaaagaagaaaaggaaatatgtGTCACAAATCTCACCATGTAAGGAAaatgacaaacacatcaaaaTCAAGCAATATATGTTTCGTTATTAAGAATTAGTTTAGGTTGCAGACACCTTTCCCTGAGAGATAAAATCATCCCTGTGGCCGCACCAGGTCcactttcttcaatttttgatTTCCCCTTCAaggtaaaagaaaattttagttACTGATGATTACACTTTGCGTTTCCTCATATTTGCAACATGAACAACTTTTATATTGAATTAAACACACATAACTCATACTTTCTTCAACACTACATGAAACAGGtacaaatgagaaagaaaagaacaaacagATTAGCGAATACGATATAAACAATCAACACGAAAGTAGAACATGCCCAAAGGAAATCTAaaagcatgttttttttttcttatagtccCGCATAAAAGAGCGTTCCAGACATTGTTCATAGCAGGGCATTGGTCCTAGCTTACCTTTCTGGGGCCAagctcatcttcttcatcatcctcgACCTCTGCATAAGGCcttttatcacctggaatcaaAGAAATGGCCcaaaaatttgaatcaaattgtttaagaaaaaaacgAAAACAAATCCTGGAACAAgaaaatttaagataaaaaaaaaaaatctaaaaattaagagaacCTGGACGTCTTCCACTGCTGTGACTCCCTGGTATATCACCTCCAAAATCATCTCCCTGAAACCACGAGAGATTAGGatcaaaagagaaaagaatCTGGGAGACATAGAGAATTGAGATGAAGGGAAAGCGAAAAATGAAGGGATGAAAGAGACTTACAAAGTCGAGATTGGGAGAAGAAGCCATTTGGGAATTGAATTTtcgaaaccctaaaaaaaaCCTCTGAAAGTCGCCCCTTTTCTCCCGGGTCCTGGGTGAGAGCCGAACGGCAGTGAACAGAACCGGGTCGGATCTACTAGACAGCTGGACCCGATCCGATAACAATGATGACTGAGTGATTAAATTTTATGAGCAATATAagttaaacttttttttttttagtttttcaggGCTATATTgagttatcttatttattattttttcgtaaaaaattataattattttttcttcgagattttttatgttaaagGATGAAAATGAGTGGTGAATGAAACATAATGTGTTAATGGAAaagaaatgtaaaataaaacaaaaaacaaaaaacacgaATAGTACAAGAggcaaagaacaaaaaaatacattaaactGATAACAAACACTtacttttgattgataaatttttGCAATGTAGAGTGACTAATAGAGTTGCACATTTTCGATCAATTAAGTCCAACACACAATAACAACCAagtgatttatttgtttataagagttttgttaaaattatttataaatggtgaaatttcaaatatatagtGAGTGtatattttttggaaatgtGAGTAGCAATTGTGTACGAGTAATTCCAGCAGTCTATATGTGCATTGCATTCTCCGTCAAAACTTATacatgctattatttttttaaattgtttaattatttatcttgaAAAAAATTGGGTCCAATACACCTTACTCGACCAAACATTGACCGATTTAGTTTAAAGAGAAATGATCCCACACACACTTACGTGATAGTTACGATGgaaatttaaagatttttaaaataaaaaataataattttttaatataattactgATCTATcgtatattatataataaataaaaataaaatttataaaccattCCGTGGCTGCGTGGCAGTTACCATCGAGCGAGATTATTTTTCTCGAGTTCATCATTTCATCTCATATCGCCCTCCTTCTGAACCGCCAAAGCGCCGCACACGATCCCTGCTATCTCTTCCCGTCTCCGTCTTCCATTCTGTCCTCTCTGATCTCCGAGGATCGTGCTGCTTCCGTCGCTCATGGCGACACCGGAAAGCTCAGAGCCGGTTGAGTCATCCAAGGTACTAGATCctcctctatttttttctttcttttttttcccctctttctTCAATTAAGGTTCTGGAATTTGTATGTTGAGGCATTAGCAATGATATCTTTGATTCAGGAGAGTTCGAGAATGGCAGGGACTGTGAACTTGGGCGCAGCCACAGTAATGGGAGTTTTTGCTGGATTGCTATACGGAGGGAGCAAGGAGGCTACTGCTTCTGTCGTCAGTTCACTGTTTATTTATATTCCCTTTCTTAATTTATCTACTTACAGATCAAAGTTCGTCAATTGAATGCTTCATTTGCTGTTGGTGTATGTCAGATGGATTTTATCAGTTTCATGTTTGATAAAGTGttaatcttgttcttcttattgatttttaattgatttgttgAGTCAATCTTCTACTTGTTATATGGTGAATGTAGTGAACAAATGGTTTATAGATTGCTGTATTTGTTAGATGGTTTAGAACTTCTGTTTTCGAGCTATCTCGTGTATTGCTGCCACTTGGGTTTAGCATTCAAGTTGcaatttgtttgtatttgtattagGGCTTTTCAAGGCATCTCTATTCTTGTTCTGCATCCTTCCCTTTAATTTTTTCCCCTGCTTGTTTAGGAAAGGTAGACTAGTTTTGAGGATTTATTAAGAGTTTGTTGTTTGGCAGAGCAAAGATGCAGAAGTGATGTTGAAGCTAGGGAGCACACCAGATAAGCGTGAACAGTACAGATTAATGAGAGATGCGATGGAGAAAAGGTTCATCCGAGTGGCTCGTGGTTCAATAGTTGGTGGTGTTCGCCTAGGAATGTTCACAGCTATATTTTATGGTTTACAAGATGTTCTGGCTGATACGCGAGGTGTACATGATGTGTTTAATGTGGCTGGAGCAGGATCTGCAACTGCTGCGATGTTTGGCCTTATATGTGAGTAGCCGAACTTGCTATTGTTTTGCCTGAtgtatttaattcaaaatcGATTTCCCTCTAGTTCATTAGCCAACAAAAATTTCTCTTAAAAGTCTTTAAAATCGTTATCTTTCCACCATTATCTGAGAAATCTTTGTATGCTACTATGTCAAGCCATGTGGCTTGAATgctcctactttttttttttccttcgtCTGTAATGTGCCATCTGCTTTGAGTTGGTCATACGTCATAATTCACTAAATagattctctttatttttttttttgcctgaTCTCATAGCCTGAGATCAACACTGAAGTTCATTGCTAGTTTTCCATGATTCAGTTTCGTGTTGGAAAGGCTACCTTAgattacatttgaaaaaaaaattgctaataaattaattaactagcAGCACAGCTTTTTTAATGACTATCAAGATAATTCCTTCTTTCAGTGCCAGGTTCTTTGATGTGGCGAGCCAGGAATGTGTTGCTTGGTTCTGCTCTTGGAGCAGGAATATGCTTCCCTCTCGGTAAATgcattattttgattttcttttctaattgtTTACATGATTAAATCCTCACTTTCCTTCtgattttcttgatgaaaaaaaaaaatctcaaataagtgcatgaacacacacacacacacacacacacaggcTCACTTTACATTGTCTGGTGagcatttttttttggaagatatCACTCTCGATAATGTTGACTAGGTGGAGGTTATATATGAGATATGCCCATTTCATTCACAGAAAGTTGGTCTTTACCTCAATGACCGTCAAATTTGAAGCTGCAAAAGTATATTAATGGCATTATGTGTCATCACATCTGATTATTGAACtgtatgttaattttttattggcttAGCCTGAATTTGACCGGccatagtatatatatactgtaAGGCTATAATGTATAATGTACATTATGTCCACTGTACCTTAGTAACAGTGATTAGTGCTGAgctgaatatttttagatattttatcgACAAAAAATTGTTCCAGCATTTCACTACCGTCCGAAGTTTACAGCACCTGATGGTAAAGTTAATTTCTCCTTTGTATTCCTTTAGGGTCAGCATCACCTATTTAATTTTCCCCAGTGGCAATTGATTTGCAGGTTGGCTACAATTGAAACTAATGGAGAAAGCAAATGAAGAGATTTCAAATTCGAAATccttgtctaatcctaatgagaCTGAAGAAAGTAGTACTAGTAGCAGGGTTGGTGCAGCTATAGAGAGGCTTGAGATTAAAGCACGGAAGTAAcactgtttaatttttttttatgcttggtTTCACCACTCAGCTTGCACTTGGAAAAAATAATGGAGAGGAGTAAAACAGACATAAACCCTTCTGCCGGATGGCTTAATTGGTTGGTGATAGTCTGCGTTCTTCCTAAGTAAGAGTGTACTTCGAACTTCATGAGGAGTTCATTCAGTGGCTTCTTATCCTAATTTATGCAGTAATGCTGATGTTGTGCCAAAATATCTTTGCGAATCCACAATAAGTTTTTGTGttcttaacattttattttgcaaTTGAAATCATCCTCACTTTTCAGTAGAGAATGTAGGTATATTATTGTCTACATCACATATTGTACAATCTTATATTTCTTCAATATGAGTCAATGGAATTTAGAATATTTCATTTCTTGTATCTTTATTCAACTTTGGCTTGCTGATGGCACTGAAGTTAAAATGCTGATCATACGAATTATCAGAATGATCTGGTGACCCAGCAAAAGGGTTCCTTGGGGTTCAGGTAATATTGAGAACTATATATCAGAGCTAAGTAATTGATTTTGCCTTCTCAACCTTTATCTGTATTTCTTTTGATCATATAATATGTCAAAGCTAGATCTGGTAACTCACTTTTCATTGCTGAAATTGCAGCTATTTATTGAAATTGGAGACTAGATGAGTTGGCTGCCCCTTTTTGAACAGTTACCCAGAGCTTCACAAGATCTTCCGCAGTGTAAAATGGAGCCCTTTTTCACTTGTTGGCAAGGTATGGAATTTACTATTCTGCATAACGCCCACCAGCTTGTTAGTACACACTCAGCACACAAAGCAAGCAAAGAACTCACTAAAGCACTCATTCTCTCACATGccaaaaggaaaaggaaaagaaacccATAATTCATGAAACCTGCTCAAGGAAAGCACATATTCCCTCCACATTTAAAAAACCAACCACCATAGCTTTCCTCCTGTTCAAGGCCAGTCTCTTCTCAGCCAGCCATGATTCCTACCTTATCCCTGCTCCTTGCCTTCCTCACCTTCCAGATTTGGATAGAGCCGGTCACCAGTGATGTTCCAGTGAGCTTATGTCGGTCTTTCTGTGGCAATCTCACCATAGACTACCCTTTCGCCCTCCGTCCAGGTTGTGGCCACCCAGGTTTCCGTGATCTTCTCTTCTGCATCAATGGCATGCTCATGCTCCACATCGCTTCTGGTTCATATCGTGTCCTAGACATAGACTATGCCTACAAGGGTCTCATTCTCCATGACCCTGGGATGTCTGACTGTTATTCCTTAATTCGCACAGCTAGTGGGAGTGGCAATGGTTTTATTGTAGAGCCATGGCGCGCACCATACCTTGAGCCAGCACCAGACAATGTGTTTATGCTACTGGGCTGCAGAGCTGAGTCCCCACTCTTTCAGGGATTCCCTGGCAGGCACCTTCCATGCCGCAACGTCTCTGGTATGGGCTGTGATGAGTACTACGCCTGCCCTGCCTGGGACTTCAAGCCTAGGGGTCGAGAATCTGTATATGGGTTGGAGAGCCCGCCTCCATGCTGCTCTGTGCCCTTTGGGGTGGTCCGGGCAATCAACCTTAGTCATCTTGGGTGTGAAGGATACAGCAGTGCTTACAGCCTTGCGCCACTGCGGCCTGAGGGTCCAGGAGTCTGGTCCTACGGCATTCGTGTGAGCTATTCTGTACCAGTGGACCACAGTGATTTCTGCCGAGCGTGTCAGGCCACTGGTGGGCTCTGTGGGTTCGATGCTGCAACTCAAGGCAATATGTGTTTATGTGAAGGTTGGAATTCCACATCCAACTGTGATTCAGGCAAGTCTTTGGCCCTTAGTTGTTCCTTCACTTCCAGACAAACGGACTTGCTCTTTATGCATATATTATTAACAAACATAGAGTAAACTTGGCTAGCAGAGTTGAGATACATGGAACGGATGTTATTTTGACAGAGCTTGCACAATTGAAATGATGTTCTGTTTTTCGGTTTGCAGGGAAATCTTTGGCCATGAGCATGGAGCAGGCCTTATCTCCGGTGATTCTCTTTGGAGGTAAAGCTGTAgcattaataaaaattgtttgttttacCCTCTCTATATTATGCATTGAATTGGCAAAGTTACAACACTCTGAAAGCCTTTGGTTTTCCATGCAGGGTTACTGATCTCCATTATCATGCAGATCTTCTCTCCAGTTTAAAATCCTATCTTTAGTAGTCCCCCATTCAATACCGTTTTGTGCTGCAGATAACACTATTGTACGTGTGCCAGTGTGCCGTTTTTGAGAATGAGACCTTAATTAAAGGAATATTCTGTTTCTAAAGAAAACCAACACTATGAGCATTACTAGTGGTTATTAGTTATTATTGCCATTGCTAAAAAAGTTGCAGGAACGTGAAGCCCTTTGCAAACAAAGTGCACCACTAAATCCAATGAAATCAGAGATGGTGGTGGCTTTTCTGATTCTTTGTTCTTTAAGTATCAATTAAGCTATACACTCTTGCTTCTCTTGTTTACCCCACCTGACTTAAACATCAGGATCATTTAtagataatatatacatatttgcatacatatatattataacaataaaaatatatatattccctgGTTTTTACGTGGTGTCTATGTTCACACGCCTACAATGGTTAATGGTGGATGAAAGTGGTGCAAGTGGGAGCATCAAACAAGAGTGTATTGGTAGAAATAAAAATGGcttgataaaaagaaatcaatatatGGGACCAAGACCCCACTCAAGCTCTATGGTCCACATTAATACTGAATTATGAA is a window of Dioscorea cayenensis subsp. rotundata cultivar TDr96_F1 chromosome 5, TDr96_F1_v2_PseudoChromosome.rev07_lg8_w22 25.fasta, whole genome shotgun sequence DNA encoding:
- the LOC120262213 gene encoding uncharacterized protein LOC120262213 gives rise to the protein MATPESSEPVESSKESSRMAGTVNLGAATVMGVFAGLLYGGSKEATASVSKDAEVMLKLGSTPDKREQYRLMRDAMEKRFIRVARGSIVGGVRLGMFTAIFYGLQDVLADTRGVHDVFNVAGAGSATAAMFGLILPGSLMWRARNVLLGSALGAGICFPLGWLQLKLMEKANEEISNSKSLSNPNETEESSTSSRVGAAIERLEIKARK
- the LOC120260168 gene encoding uncharacterized protein LOC120260168 — protein: MERSKTDINPSAGWLNWLVIVCVLPNKRVPWGSVGCPFLNSYPELHKIFRSVKWSPFSLVGKIWIEPVTSDVPVSLCRSFCGNLTIDYPFALRPGCGHPGFRDLLFCINGMLMLHIASGSYRVLDIDYAYKGLILHDPGMSDCYSLIRTASGSGNGFIVEPWRAPYLEPAPDNVFMLLGCRAESPLFQGFPGRHLPCRNVSGMGCDEYYACPAWDFKPRGRESVYGLESPPPCCSVPFGVVRAINLSHLGCEGYSSAYSLAPLRPEGPGVWSYGIRVSYSVPVDHSDFCRACQATGGLCGFDAATQGNMCLCEGWNSTSNCDSGKSLAMSMEQALSPVILFGGLLISIIMQIFSPV